The Sphingobium aromaticiconvertens genome has a segment encoding these proteins:
- a CDS encoding heavy metal translocating P-type ATPase gives MTESKHSAHSGNHGCCGSHGEHGKEDSAAMIVDPVCGMTVDPQQTAHHATHAGHEHHFCSAGCRDKFVADPEYYLIPAADRVVDAAPGAIWTCPMHPEIRQDHPGACPICGMGLEPELVTADAGPSAELIDMSRRFWIALALALPVFILEMGSHLFPALHHLVPMKLSTWIQFALATPVVLWAGWPFFERGWASLKTRNLNMFTLIAMGTGVAWGYSVVATLAPDVFPAAFRAADGSVAIYFEAAAVITVLVLLGQVLELRARERTSGAIKALLNLAPKTARRIAEDGSEEEVSLDLIAVGDRLRVRPGEKVPVDGVVEEGRSALDESMVTGESMPVTKTVADTVIGGTMNQSGALVIRADKIGRDTMLARIVQMVADAQRSRAPIQRMADQVAGWFVPAVLAVAVVAFAAWGIWGPEPRLAHGLVAAVAVLIIACPCALGLATPMSIMVGVGRGAGLGVLIKNAEALEHMEKVDTLVVDKTGTLTEGKPAVTRIIAADGFEETELLRIAAGVERASEHPLALAIVNAAMDRDIDIPPVSDFDSPTGKGALGVVEGRRVTLGNARFLGEAGIDTSSLATQADQLREDGATAIFMGLDSKVAGVFAIADPIKQTTAEALAALRADGIKVVMLTGDNRTTAEAVARQLGIDAVEADVLPDQKAAVVARLKQEGRVVAMAGDGVNDAPALATADVGIAMGHGTDVAMESAGITLLKGDLNGIVRARQLSQATMSNIRQNLFFAFIYNAAGVPIAAGVLYPVFGILLSPMIAAAAMALSSVSVVANALRLNRVSLNAVKA, from the coding sequence ATGACCGAGTCGAAACATAGTGCGCATTCCGGGAACCATGGGTGTTGCGGAAGCCATGGGGAGCACGGCAAGGAAGATTCTGCGGCCATGATTGTCGATCCGGTTTGCGGCATGACCGTCGATCCGCAACAGACAGCGCATCATGCAACCCATGCCGGTCATGAGCATCATTTTTGCAGCGCCGGCTGCCGCGACAAATTCGTCGCCGATCCGGAATATTATCTGATCCCAGCGGCCGACCGGGTGGTGGATGCCGCGCCGGGGGCGATCTGGACCTGCCCGATGCACCCCGAGATCCGGCAGGACCATCCCGGCGCATGCCCGATCTGCGGCATGGGGCTCGAGCCGGAACTGGTGACCGCCGACGCCGGACCGAGCGCTGAACTGATCGACATGTCGCGCCGCTTCTGGATCGCACTGGCGCTGGCTCTTCCGGTGTTCATCCTTGAAATGGGCAGTCACCTGTTTCCGGCGCTGCATCATCTCGTGCCGATGAAGCTGTCGACCTGGATTCAGTTCGCGCTGGCGACGCCGGTTGTGCTCTGGGCGGGCTGGCCCTTCTTCGAACGTGGCTGGGCCTCGCTGAAGACGCGCAACCTCAACATGTTCACGCTGATCGCGATGGGAACAGGCGTCGCCTGGGGCTATAGCGTCGTCGCGACACTGGCGCCCGATGTGTTTCCGGCGGCCTTCCGTGCGGCCGACGGGTCGGTCGCTATCTATTTCGAAGCGGCGGCTGTGATCACCGTGCTGGTGCTGCTCGGGCAGGTTCTCGAACTGCGCGCGCGCGAGCGGACCTCCGGCGCGATCAAGGCGCTGCTTAACCTGGCGCCGAAAACCGCGCGGCGTATCGCCGAGGATGGCAGCGAAGAGGAAGTCTCGCTCGACCTGATCGCGGTGGGCGACCGGCTGCGGGTGCGGCCGGGCGAAAAGGTTCCGGTCGATGGCGTGGTAGAGGAAGGCCGCTCGGCGCTCGATGAATCGATGGTGACGGGCGAATCCATGCCGGTCACCAAGACCGTCGCCGACACGGTGATCGGCGGGACGATGAACCAGAGCGGCGCGCTGGTGATCCGCGCCGACAAGATCGGACGGGACACCATGCTGGCGCGCATTGTCCAGATGGTCGCCGACGCGCAGCGCTCCCGCGCCCCGATCCAGCGCATGGCCGATCAGGTCGCCGGCTGGTTCGTGCCTGCCGTGCTGGCGGTCGCGGTTGTCGCCTTCGCCGCCTGGGGCATCTGGGGGCCGGAACCACGCCTGGCACACGGACTGGTCGCGGCGGTGGCGGTGCTGATCATCGCCTGTCCCTGTGCGCTGGGACTGGCGACGCCGATGTCGATCATGGTCGGCGTTGGCCGCGGCGCGGGACTTGGCGTTCTCATCAAGAACGCCGAGGCGCTGGAGCATATGGAAAAGGTCGACACGCTGGTTGTCGACAAGACCGGGACGCTGACCGAGGGGAAACCCGCCGTCACCCGGATTATCGCAGCGGACGGTTTCGAGGAGACGGAATTGCTGCGGATTGCCGCGGGTGTCGAACGTGCGTCGGAACATCCTCTGGCGCTGGCGATCGTCAACGCGGCGATGGACCGTGACATCGACATCCCACCCGTCAGCGACTTTGATTCGCCAACCGGCAAGGGCGCGTTGGGTGTGGTCGAAGGCAGGCGCGTTACGCTTGGCAATGCCCGTTTCCTGGGTGAGGCCGGGATCGACACCTCCTCCCTCGCCACACAGGCTGACCAGCTTCGCGAGGATGGCGCGACGGCGATTTTCATGGGGCTGGATAGCAAGGTTGCGGGCGTGTTCGCCATCGCCGATCCGATCAAGCAGACGACGGCCGAAGCGCTCGCCGCCTTGCGCGCCGATGGCATAAAGGTCGTGATGCTGACCGGCGACAATCGCACGACGGCGGAAGCGGTTGCGCGTCAGCTTGGTATCGATGCCGTCGAGGCCGACGTTTTGCCCGATCAGAAAGCCGCTGTCGTCGCGCGGCTGAAACAGGAAGGGCGGGTCGTCGCCATGGCGGGCGACGGGGTCAATGATGCGCCGGCGCTGGCGACAGCCGATGTCGGCATCGCGATGGGGCATGGCACCGACGTCGCCATGGAAAGCGCGGGCATAACCCTGTTGAAGGGTGATCTCAACGGGATCGTCCGCGCCCGCCAACTCAGCCAGGCGACGATGTCCAATATCCGGCAGAACCTGTTCTTCGCCTTCATCTACAATGCCGCTGGCGTGCCGATCGCGGCGGGGGTGCTTTATCCGGTCTTCGGCATCCTGCTCTCGCCGATGATCGCGGCGGCGGCGATGGCGCTGTCGTCGGTCAGCGTCGTCGCCAATGCGCTGCGTCTCAATCGGGTGAGCCTCAATGCGGTGAAAGCGTGA
- the copD gene encoding copper homeostasis membrane protein CopD yields MDAWVVIGLRFAAYADLMLLAGLALGGGLGRYAPVIGRRVIGWAAALGVVITLAQFGATCLAMTGNDVSALDREILTFMAFETPMGISHIVRAAALGLVAVLWSTGRAGRLVIAALAVVALGSLAWSGHAAASEAALGWVHRSSDIGHLVAGAIWIAALVMFARILLFDFKTPEAVAPALSALERFSGIGAIIVGVIVVTGSINLLAIVGVDGLAATFATAYGRLLLLKLALFGAMLGLAGLNRWRFVPGIRATLHGGEHVIAVRRLRRAIITETTLAFLVLAVVAILGTLSPVD; encoded by the coding sequence ATGGACGCCTGGGTGGTGATCGGGCTGCGTTTCGCTGCCTATGCCGATCTTATGCTGCTGGCTGGCCTGGCCTTGGGCGGCGGCCTCGGTCGTTACGCGCCTGTAATCGGTCGGCGCGTGATCGGCTGGGCGGCTGCGCTCGGCGTGGTCATCACCCTTGCGCAGTTTGGCGCGACCTGCCTGGCGATGACGGGCAATGACGTGTCGGCGCTCGACCGCGAGATACTCACATTCATGGCGTTCGAAACGCCCATGGGCATATCGCATATCGTTCGCGCGGCGGCGCTCGGCCTGGTGGCGGTGCTTTGGAGCACCGGGCGCGCGGGGCGACTGGTCATCGCCGCGCTGGCGGTGGTCGCGCTGGGTTCGCTTGCCTGGAGCGGGCACGCGGCTGCGTCCGAAGCCGCGCTCGGCTGGGTGCATCGCTCCAGCGACATCGGTCATCTTGTCGCCGGTGCGATCTGGATCGCGGCGCTGGTGATGTTCGCGCGCATCCTGCTGTTCGACTTCAAGACGCCGGAAGCGGTGGCGCCTGCACTCTCAGCGCTGGAGCGCTTTTCAGGCATTGGCGCGATCATCGTTGGCGTGATCGTCGTCACGGGATCTATAAATCTGCTCGCCATTGTTGGCGTCGATGGGCTCGCGGCGACGTTTGCGACCGCCTATGGGCGGCTGCTCCTGCTCAAGCTCGCCCTGTTCGGCGCGATGCTTGGTCTGGCGGGGCTCAACCGATGGCGGTTTGTGCCGGGTATCAGAGCGACACTTCACGGCGGGGAGCATGTGATCGCCGTGCGTCGGTTGCGGCGGGCGATCATCACCGAGACCACGCTGGCATTTCTCGTCCTCGCGGTCGTGGCGATCCTCGGCACATTGTCTCCGGTCGATTGA
- the cueR gene encoding Cu(I)-responsive transcriptional regulator, translating to MNIGAASKASGVSQRMIRHYEKIGLIPVPLRRDSGYRDYAAADVHRLRFIANARDLGFPIEEIRTLLGLWSDDARSSADVKSLATARADELHCKAVALEEMRRALLDLAARCHGDDRPDCPILDTLERQT from the coding sequence GTGAATATCGGCGCGGCCTCGAAGGCGAGCGGCGTCTCGCAGCGGATGATCCGCCATTATGAGAAGATTGGCCTGATCCCGGTGCCGCTACGCCGGGACAGCGGCTATCGTGATTATGCCGCCGCCGATGTCCACCGCCTGCGGTTCATCGCCAATGCCCGCGACCTTGGCTTCCCGATCGAGGAAATCAGGACGCTGTTGGGGTTGTGGAGCGATGACGCACGGTCATCTGCCGACGTAAAGTCGCTGGCGACCGCGCGCGCCGACGAACTGCACTGCAAGGCTGTAGCGCTCGAGGAAATGCGCCGTGCACTGCTTGACTTGGCAGCGCGTTGTCACGGAGACGATCGGCCCGACTGCCCGATCCTCGACACGCTCGAGCGACAGACCTGA
- a CDS encoding tyrosine-type recombinase/integrase, with protein sequence MSIITVCERREAKGLDAHVPLILRDDALYDPDLDRFFLDLPLSGVRSRHSLRAYAYDVVVWLRFLDACGKTVWAATRDDVDAYHRERRRDEADHRITAASWNRAVASLDRLYRWGEQQGWIADAPFSRRAVWQPAQGGGRGMIAARNDAYERVARRSDVRFVTMDDYRIFREVGLRGLTPDGTERPGARDRNGLRNALFADLLVTTGLRLEEASGLLAAELAAIDREDGEARQLWLPLPPPLTKGDRGRSVLIPRRLLRQIAAYVAVERAAGVAKFAVRDGATKLERPIPVTRAGLDRMRDVCTPEERCRLILCDEDGPPHEPAALWLTEVGQPVRPNSWEVIFTRACNRCAENGLPLSISPHQLRHTFAVHMLALLIQQRLREAALPAGPAESYRLILGDPLQQVQRLLGHASLTTTYIYLDHIATRADTVDAAVEELLALLPGPQGA encoded by the coding sequence GTGTCGATCATTACTGTTTGCGAGCGCCGCGAGGCCAAGGGCCTCGATGCGCATGTGCCGCTGATCCTGCGGGACGATGCGCTCTATGATCCCGATCTGGATCGCTTCTTTCTCGACCTGCCGCTGTCGGGTGTTCGATCGCGGCACTCGCTTCGCGCCTATGCCTATGATGTCGTAGTCTGGCTTCGCTTTCTCGATGCCTGCGGCAAGACCGTGTGGGCCGCGACCCGCGACGATGTAGACGCCTATCACCGTGAGCGACGCCGCGATGAGGCCGATCACCGGATCACAGCGGCAAGCTGGAACCGCGCCGTCGCCAGCCTCGATCGCCTCTACCGCTGGGGCGAGCAGCAAGGGTGGATCGCCGATGCGCCGTTCAGCCGCCGCGCCGTGTGGCAACCGGCGCAGGGCGGCGGTCGCGGCATGATCGCGGCGCGCAACGACGCCTATGAACGTGTTGCCAGGCGATCGGATGTTCGGTTCGTCACGATGGACGACTATCGCATTTTTCGCGAGGTCGGCCTGCGCGGGCTCACCCCTGACGGCACTGAGCGCCCCGGCGCTCGCGATCGCAACGGGCTGCGCAACGCGCTGTTCGCCGATCTTCTCGTCACCACCGGCCTGCGCCTCGAAGAGGCGTCGGGCCTGCTCGCTGCCGAGCTCGCGGCGATCGACCGCGAGGACGGCGAGGCCCGACAGCTTTGGCTGCCTCTTCCGCCGCCGCTCACCAAGGGCGACCGAGGACGGAGCGTTCTGATCCCGCGTCGGCTGCTTCGTCAGATCGCCGCCTATGTCGCCGTCGAGCGCGCGGCGGGCGTGGCCAAGTTCGCCGTGCGCGACGGCGCGACCAAGCTCGAACGACCTATCCCTGTTACCCGTGCTGGTCTCGACCGCATGCGCGATGTCTGCACCCCGGAGGAACGATGCCGCCTGATCCTGTGCGACGAGGATGGACCGCCCCACGAGCCGGCGGCGCTATGGCTGACCGAGGTCGGGCAGCCGGTTCGCCCCAACTCGTGGGAGGTGATCTTCACCCGTGCCTGCAACCGGTGCGCAGAGAACGGTTTGCCGCTGTCGATCAGCCCACACCAGCTTCGCCACACATTCGCAGTTCATATGCTCGCCTTGTTGATCCAGCAGCGACTGCGCGAAGCGGCATTGCCGGCGGGGCCGGCGGAGAGCTATCGGCTGATCCTCGGCGACCCGCTGCAACAGGTGCAACGCCTGCTCGGCCACGCGAGCCTCACCACCACCTATATCTACCTCGATCATATCGCGACGCGCGCCGATACGGTGGACGCGGCCGTCGAGGAGCTGCTCGCGCTGCTGCCGGGACCGCAGGGCGCATGA